Proteins from a single region of Bradyrhizobium diazoefficiens:
- a CDS encoding VWA domain-containing protein: MAINHLAPEQTEQFADNIVGFARALRAAGMPVGPGAVIDAMNALPVIDIGNRPDVFTTLEAIFVKRHEHALIFSQAFNLFFRASEEWKHMLDSVPLPEQAKKKPQAGSRRVQEAMSQPRMTETPQHQERDLRLSVSDKEILQKKDFAQMSAAEITEALRAIEKMRLPQAELLTRRQQPDPRGLRLDMRRTLRASLRTGGDIIDIHRLGRIEKPAPIVALLDISGSMSEYTRLFLHFLHGIGDARKRVSVFLFGTRLTNVTRALRQRDPDEALASCSAAVEDWAGGTRISASLHNFNKLWARRVLSQGAIVLLISDGLEREADSRLAFEMDRLHRSCRRLIWLNPLLRFGGFEAKAQGIKMMLPHVDEFRPVHNLSSIHELISTLSRPLPPHHRSLIRSAA, from the coding sequence ATGGCCATCAACCACCTTGCCCCCGAGCAAACCGAGCAGTTCGCCGACAACATCGTCGGCTTTGCCCGTGCGCTGCGTGCGGCCGGCATGCCGGTCGGGCCGGGCGCGGTGATCGACGCCATGAACGCGCTTCCTGTGATCGACATCGGCAATCGCCCCGACGTTTTCACCACGCTGGAGGCGATTTTCGTCAAGCGCCATGAGCATGCGCTGATCTTCAGCCAAGCCTTCAACCTGTTCTTCCGTGCCTCGGAAGAGTGGAAGCACATGCTGGATTCCGTGCCATTGCCGGAGCAGGCCAAGAAGAAGCCGCAGGCAGGTTCCCGCCGCGTGCAGGAGGCGATGTCGCAGCCGCGCATGACCGAGACGCCGCAGCATCAGGAGCGGGACCTGCGCCTGTCGGTCTCCGACAAGGAGATCCTTCAGAAGAAGGACTTTGCGCAGATGAGCGCGGCCGAGATCACGGAAGCGCTCCGGGCCATCGAGAAGATGAGGCTGCCGCAGGCTGAGCTTCTGACGCGCCGGCAGCAGCCCGATCCGCGCGGCCTGCGGCTCGACATGCGCCGTACGCTGCGCGCGTCCTTGCGCACAGGCGGCGATATCATCGACATCCATCGCCTTGGGCGGATCGAGAAGCCGGCCCCGATCGTGGCGCTGCTCGACATTTCGGGCTCGATGAGCGAATATACCCGCCTGTTCCTGCACTTCCTGCACGGCATCGGCGATGCGCGCAAACGCGTATCGGTGTTTCTGTTCGGCACGCGGCTGACCAACGTCACCCGTGCGCTGCGCCAGCGCGATCCCGACGAGGCACTGGCGAGCTGTTCGGCCGCGGTGGAGGACTGGGCCGGGGGTACCCGAATCTCGGCCTCGCTGCACAACTTCAATAAATTGTGGGCGCGGCGCGTGCTGAGCCAGGGCGCCATCGTGCTGCTGATTTCCGACGGGCTGGAGCGGGAGGCCGATTCCAGGCTTGCCTTCGAGATGGACCGGCTGCACCGCTCCTGCCGTCGGCTGATCTGGCTGAACCCGCTATTGCGCTTTGGCGGCTTTGAGGCCAAGGCGCAGGGCATCAAAATGATGCTCCCGCACGTTGACGAATTCCGCCCCGTGCATAATTTGAGTTCGATCCACGAGCTGATCAGCACGCTCTCCCGGCCCCTGCCGCCGCATCACCGCAGCCTGATCCGCTCCGCAGCCTAA
- a CDS encoding MoxR family ATPase, producing the protein MTSATLPASVDAMLELLTSRGYLAERSLATVTYLSLRMGRPLFLEGEAGVGKTEIAKVLSVALGRKLIRLQCYEGLDVSSAVYEWNSAAQMIAIRMAEAAGDTDREQLSSDIFADRYMIKRPLLQALEPDVAGPPVLLIDELDRADEAFEAYLLEILSDFQVTIPEFGTVKAPHPPIVIITSNRTREIHDALKRRCLYHWVDYPAADRELAIVKTRVPGISAKLSQQVVRFVQALRDQDFYKSPGVAETIDWATALSELDARSLTPQVVGDTLGALLKYQDDITRMQGDTLQKVLKEATSED; encoded by the coding sequence ATGACTTCAGCGACCCTGCCGGCATCGGTCGATGCGATGCTCGAACTTTTGACATCGCGCGGCTATCTCGCCGAGCGATCGCTGGCGACAGTGACGTATCTCTCGCTGCGCATGGGCCGGCCGCTGTTCCTCGAAGGCGAGGCCGGTGTCGGCAAGACCGAGATCGCAAAAGTGCTCTCGGTGGCGCTGGGGCGGAAACTGATCCGCCTGCAGTGCTATGAAGGACTCGACGTCTCTTCCGCGGTCTATGAGTGGAACAGCGCCGCGCAGATGATCGCGATTCGGATGGCCGAAGCTGCCGGCGACACCGATCGCGAGCAGCTCTCCAGCGACATCTTCGCCGATCGCTACATGATCAAGCGTCCGCTGCTCCAGGCGCTGGAGCCTGACGTTGCGGGACCGCCCGTGCTGCTGATCGACGAGCTCGACCGCGCTGACGAAGCGTTCGAGGCTTACCTGCTGGAAATCCTCAGCGATTTCCAGGTGACGATCCCCGAATTCGGCACCGTGAAGGCGCCGCATCCGCCGATCGTCATCATCACCTCCAACCGCACCCGCGAAATCCATGACGCGCTGAAGCGGCGCTGTCTCTATCACTGGGTCGACTATCCCGCCGCCGACCGCGAGCTCGCGATCGTCAAGACGCGCGTGCCCGGCATCTCGGCAAAACTGTCGCAGCAGGTGGTGCGCTTCGTGCAGGCGCTGCGCGACCAGGATTTCTACAAGTCCCCCGGTGTCGCCGAGACCATCGATTGGGCCACCGCGCTGTCCGAGCTCGATGCCCGCTCGCTGACCCCGCAAGTGGTCGGCGACACGCTGGGCGCGCTGCTCAAATATCAGGACGACATCACGCGGATGCAGGGCGACACCTTGCAGAAGGTGCTGAAGGAAGCGACGAGCGAGGATTGA
- a CDS encoding (2Fe-2S)-binding protein → MAKISLIVNGNPVTANVDPRTLLVQFLRENLRLTGTHVGCDTSQCGACVVHLDGKAVKSCTTLAVMADGHEVKTIEGLAADGAPLHPMQEAFREHHGLQCGFCTPGMIMTAIDIVHRKGHELDDHTIREELEGNLCRCTGYQNIVASIAAGAKAMAKSDLA, encoded by the coding sequence ATGGCGAAAATCTCCCTCATCGTGAACGGCAATCCTGTTACGGCCAATGTCGATCCTCGCACCCTCCTGGTGCAGTTCCTGCGCGAGAATCTGCGGCTGACCGGCACCCATGTCGGCTGCGACACCTCGCAGTGCGGCGCCTGTGTCGTGCATCTCGACGGCAAGGCCGTGAAATCCTGCACCACGCTGGCCGTGATGGCCGACGGCCACGAGGTCAAGACCATCGAAGGACTGGCCGCCGACGGCGCGCCGCTGCATCCGATGCAGGAGGCCTTCCGCGAGCACCATGGCCTGCAGTGCGGCTTCTGCACGCCCGGCATGATCATGACCGCGATCGACATCGTGCATCGCAAAGGCCACGAGCTCGACGACCACACCATCCGCGAGGAGCTGGAAGGCAATCTCTGCCGCTGCACCGGCTACCAGAACATCGTCGCCTCGATCGCCGCCGGCGCGAAGGCGATGGCGAAATCCGATCTCGCGTAA
- a CDS encoding XdhC family protein, which yields MKLAILHELNAERAARRPVVLVTDTESGEQRLVKAADFAKDPLRAELDKQLRMGKSANVEVGGKKLFLNVYAPTAKLVIVGAVHISQALAPLARSLGYDVTVVDPRTAFASPERFPDVPLVAEWPDTALPPLNVDAYTAFVAVTHDPKIDDPALVHAFERNCFYIGALGSRKTHAKRGDRLRAQGAKESDIARIHAPIGLAIGAVSPSEIAVAIMAEITAVLRLPPKEKVEAA from the coding sequence GTGAAGCTCGCAATCCTGCACGAACTCAATGCCGAGCGCGCCGCGCGCCGGCCCGTCGTTCTGGTGACGGACACCGAGAGCGGCGAGCAGCGCCTGGTGAAGGCTGCGGATTTCGCCAAGGATCCGCTCCGTGCCGAACTGGATAAGCAGCTCCGCATGGGCAAGAGCGCCAATGTTGAGGTCGGCGGCAAGAAGCTTTTCCTCAACGTCTACGCGCCGACCGCAAAGCTCGTCATCGTCGGCGCGGTTCATATCAGCCAGGCGCTGGCGCCGCTGGCGCGCTCGCTGGGCTATGATGTCACCGTGGTCGATCCGCGCACGGCGTTTGCGAGCCCCGAGCGCTTCCCCGACGTTCCGCTGGTCGCCGAATGGCCTGACACCGCGCTGCCGCCGCTCAATGTCGATGCCTACACCGCTTTTGTTGCGGTCACGCACGACCCCAAGATCGACGATCCCGCGCTGGTGCACGCGTTCGAACGCAACTGCTTCTATATTGGTGCGCTCGGCTCGCGGAAGACGCATGCCAAGCGCGGCGACCGGCTGCGGGCACAAGGCGCCAAGGAGAGCGACATCGCGCGCATCCACGCGCCCATCGGGCTTGCGATCGGCGCGGTCTCGCCGTCCGAGATCGCGGTGGCAATCATGGCCGAGATCACGGCGGTGCTGCGGCTGCCACCCAAAGAAAAAGTAGAAGCGGCATGA
- a CDS encoding carboxymuconolactone decarboxylase family protein, producing MDDEKRRDAGMNVRRKVLGNAWVDKSIAGRNAFNTDFQDLITRYAWGEIWTRPHFDERTRRVLVIGTMVALGQWDEFRLHVRAALAEGGFTPDDIKEILLQQAIYCGVPAANHAVKEASAIVQELGLLKS from the coding sequence ATGGACGACGAGAAGCGCCGCGACGCCGGCATGAATGTGCGCCGAAAAGTGCTCGGCAATGCCTGGGTCGACAAATCGATCGCGGGTCGCAACGCGTTCAACACCGACTTCCAGGACCTGATCACCCGCTACGCCTGGGGCGAGATCTGGACGCGGCCGCATTTCGACGAGCGCACGCGGCGCGTGCTGGTGATCGGCACGATGGTCGCGCTTGGGCAATGGGACGAATTCCGCCTGCATGTGCGTGCGGCTCTCGCGGAAGGCGGTTTCACCCCCGACGACATCAAGGAAATCTTGTTGCAGCAGGCGATCTATTGCGGCGTTCCGGCAGCGAACCACGCCGTCAAGGAAGCCTCAGCGATTGTGCAGGAGCTCGGCCTGCTCAAGAGCTAG
- a CDS encoding XdhC family protein, translating into MLDRDEDILKAAEDWQKAGRGVALATVVETWGSAPRPAGSSLVINDEGTFLGSVSGGCVEGAVVTEAMDVIESGKPKMLEFGVADETAWNVGLSCGGTIRVFVEKVG; encoded by the coding sequence ATGCTCGATCGCGACGAGGATATCCTGAAGGCGGCGGAGGACTGGCAGAAGGCCGGCCGTGGCGTCGCGCTGGCCACAGTGGTGGAGACCTGGGGCTCGGCGCCACGCCCGGCGGGCTCGAGCCTCGTCATCAACGACGAGGGCACGTTTCTGGGCTCGGTCTCCGGCGGCTGCGTCGAGGGCGCGGTGGTCACCGAGGCGATGGACGTGATCGAGAGCGGCAAGCCGAAGATGCTGGAGTTCGGCGTCGCCGACGAGACCGCCTGGAATGTCGGGCTCTCCTGTGGCGGCACCATCCGCGTCTTCGTCGAGAAGGTCGGCTAG
- a CDS encoding carbon monoxide dehydrogenase subunit G — translation MAMTMNGEVQLAAPREAVWEKLNDPAVLKACIPGCEELEKTDDGGFRATAKMKVGPVSARFKGKVMLSDLDPPNGYKISGEGEGGVAGFAKGGAAVKLTEKDGGTLLSYDVEAQIGGKLAQLGQRLINGTAKKLADEFFANFAKAVQG, via the coding sequence ATGGCCATGACAATGAACGGCGAAGTTCAGCTTGCAGCGCCGCGCGAGGCCGTGTGGGAGAAGCTCAACGACCCCGCAGTGCTGAAGGCCTGCATCCCCGGCTGCGAGGAGCTGGAGAAGACCGACGACGGCGGCTTTCGCGCGACGGCGAAAATGAAGGTCGGTCCGGTCTCGGCGCGCTTCAAGGGTAAGGTGATGCTCAGCGATCTCGACCCGCCCAATGGCTACAAGATCTCCGGCGAAGGCGAGGGCGGGGTGGCCGGCTTCGCCAAGGGCGGTGCGGCCGTGAAGCTCACCGAGAAGGATGGCGGCACGCTGCTCTCATACGACGTCGAGGCGCAGATCGGCGGCAAGTTGGCGCAGCTCGGGCAGCGCCTGATCAACGGCACGGCCAAGAAGCTTGCCGACGAGTTTTTCGCGAATTTCGCCAAGGCGGTACAGGGCTGA
- a CDS encoding xanthine dehydrogenase family protein subunit M — protein sequence MYEFKYHRPGTVRQAANLLVKNEDAKLIAGGHTLIPVMKQRLASPPHLVDLSHIEGLDAIELKGRSLVIGATARHAEVATSAIVGEAIPALADLAGQIGDPAVRHKGTIGGSLANNDPTADYPAAVLALGATIVTNKRRLKAEEYFQGLFSTALQADEIITKVMFPLPKKAAYIKFRNQASRYALVGVFVARRPSDVRVAVTGAGSDGVFRVEAFEEALKKRFASKAIEGIEVPAEGLNSDIHGSAEYRAHLIGVLTRRALDAANAKA from the coding sequence ATGTACGAATTCAAATACCACCGCCCCGGGACCGTCCGGCAGGCCGCCAATCTCCTGGTGAAGAACGAAGACGCCAAGCTGATCGCCGGCGGTCACACGCTGATTCCCGTCATGAAGCAGCGGCTCGCAAGCCCCCCGCATCTGGTCGATCTCTCTCACATCGAGGGGCTCGACGCGATCGAGCTGAAGGGCCGTTCGCTGGTGATCGGCGCCACCGCCAGGCATGCCGAGGTCGCAACCTCCGCCATTGTCGGCGAGGCGATTCCGGCGCTGGCCGATCTCGCCGGCCAGATCGGTGACCCCGCCGTGCGCCACAAGGGCACGATTGGCGGCTCGCTCGCCAACAACGACCCGACCGCGGATTATCCGGCCGCCGTGCTCGCGTTGGGAGCGACCATCGTTACCAACAAGCGCCGCCTCAAGGCGGAAGAGTATTTCCAGGGGCTGTTCTCGACCGCGCTGCAAGCCGACGAGATCATCACCAAGGTGATGTTCCCGCTGCCGAAAAAAGCGGCCTACATCAAGTTCCGCAACCAGGCCTCGCGCTACGCGTTAGTCGGCGTGTTCGTCGCGCGGCGTCCGTCGGACGTGCGCGTCGCCGTCACCGGTGCTGGCTCCGACGGCGTGTTCCGCGTCGAGGCGTTCGAGGAAGCGCTGAAGAAGCGTTTCGCTTCGAAGGCCATTGAGGGCATCGAGGTGCCGGCGGAAGGGCTCAACAGCGACATCCATGGCAGCGCCGAATACCGCGCGCATCTCATCGGGGTGCTGACGCGGCGCGCCCTCGATGCCGCCAATGCCAAGGCGTGA
- a CDS encoding 3-carboxy-cis,cis-muconate cycloisomerase → MSTSLSPLLAPMLSSAAMRAVCDDRATLQNMLDFEAALARAEAATGVIPTSALGPIEAACKADSFDMAALAEAATRSGNVAIPLVKALTANVARQDAEAARYVHWGATSQDVIDSATMLTLRIAIDALDADLNRAIKGFAALARAHRNTAMVARTWLQHALPMPFGLKAAEYASSLARARCRLRRLRREGLALQFGGAAGTLAALGDNGLAVAERLAQELNLPLPEAPWHTHRDRIAEAASGFAILAGSCGKIARDVSLLMQTDVGEAFEPAGEGRGGSSTMPHKRNPVAAASALGCATMAPQLAATIFAAQVQDHERSAGPWHAEWPTLPQLMLVTSGALTAIVDIAEGLEIDAARMRSNLDATHGLIMAEAVTFALADEIGKSNAHHLVEAASKRAVAEKKHLREVLSADSQVTAHLPPEKIAALFEPMAYQGASQALIDRLLDSLDRD, encoded by the coding sequence ATGAGCACATCCCTGTCCCCCCTGCTCGCGCCGATGCTGTCGAGCGCAGCCATGCGCGCCGTCTGCGACGACCGAGCGACCCTCCAGAACATGCTCGATTTCGAGGCAGCCCTGGCCCGGGCCGAAGCCGCCACGGGCGTGATTCCCACATCCGCGCTGGGCCCGATCGAAGCCGCCTGCAAGGCCGATTCGTTTGACATGGCCGCGCTAGCGGAGGCCGCAACGCGGTCGGGCAATGTGGCGATTCCGCTGGTCAAGGCATTGACTGCCAATGTCGCAAGGCAAGACGCGGAAGCTGCACGCTACGTGCATTGGGGCGCGACCAGCCAGGACGTTATCGACAGCGCGACCATGCTGACGCTGCGCATTGCAATCGATGCATTGGACGCCGACCTCAACCGCGCCATCAAGGGCTTTGCCGCGCTGGCCCGCGCCCATCGCAACACCGCGATGGTGGCGCGGACCTGGCTCCAGCACGCGCTGCCGATGCCGTTCGGACTAAAGGCTGCAGAGTATGCTTCGAGCCTTGCCCGCGCCCGGTGCCGACTGCGGCGGCTCCGCCGCGAGGGCCTCGCCCTGCAATTCGGCGGCGCCGCCGGCACGCTCGCAGCGCTCGGCGACAACGGACTCGCGGTCGCCGAACGACTGGCGCAGGAGCTGAACCTGCCGCTCCCCGAGGCGCCCTGGCACACCCATCGCGACCGCATCGCGGAGGCCGCTTCAGGCTTTGCGATCCTCGCTGGAAGCTGCGGCAAGATCGCGCGCGACGTCTCGCTGCTGATGCAGACCGACGTCGGCGAAGCCTTTGAACCCGCCGGCGAAGGCCGCGGCGGCTCGTCGACCATGCCGCACAAGCGCAACCCGGTCGCAGCCGCAAGCGCGCTGGGCTGCGCGACCATGGCGCCGCAGCTCGCCGCGACGATCTTTGCAGCCCAGGTGCAGGACCATGAGCGCAGCGCCGGGCCCTGGCACGCGGAGTGGCCGACGTTGCCGCAATTGATGCTGGTCACTTCAGGCGCGCTCACGGCCATCGTCGACATCGCCGAGGGCCTCGAAATCGATGCGGCGCGCATGCGCAGCAATCTCGATGCGACGCACGGGCTGATCATGGCGGAAGCCGTCACCTTTGCGCTGGCCGACGAGATCGGCAAGAGCAATGCGCATCATCTCGTCGAGGCCGCGAGCAAGCGCGCGGTCGCCGAGAAGAAGCATCTGCGCGAGGTGCTGTCGGCCGATTCGCAGGTCACAGCGCATCTGCCGCCGGAAAAAATTGCGGCATTGTTCGAGCCGATGGCCTATCAAGGGGCTTCCCAAGCTCTGATCGACCGGCTGCTCGACAGCCTCGACCGCGACTAA
- the pcaD gene encoding 3-oxoadipate enol-lactonase, producing the protein MPMIDADGCLINVSVEGRDGGPTLMLSNSLGCTMQMWEPQMKALTQVFRVIRYDRRGHGKSGVPPGPYSIERFGRDVLAILGDLNIEKVHWCGLSMGGMVGQWLGANAPERFGKLILANTSCYYAEPTKWLERIDAVKKGGIAAVADAVIAGWLTADFREREPDITAKMKSMLLATPVEGYLACCEALSTLDQREMLSKIKSPTLVIAGRHDMATPISAGELIRSNIPGASMTIIDAAHISNVEQPHAFTDAVIGFLTQR; encoded by the coding sequence ATGCCCATGATCGATGCCGACGGTTGCCTGATCAACGTCTCCGTCGAGGGCCGCGATGGCGGGCCGACCCTGATGCTCTCCAACTCGCTGGGCTGCACGATGCAGATGTGGGAGCCGCAGATGAAGGCGCTGACGCAGGTGTTCCGCGTCATCCGCTACGACCGTCGCGGCCACGGTAAATCCGGCGTTCCGCCGGGACCGTATTCCATCGAGCGGTTCGGCCGCGATGTGCTGGCCATCCTCGGCGACCTCAACATCGAGAAGGTGCATTGGTGCGGCCTGTCGATGGGCGGCATGGTCGGACAATGGCTGGGCGCGAACGCGCCGGAGCGGTTCGGCAAGCTCATCCTCGCCAACACCTCCTGCTATTATGCCGAGCCGACCAAATGGCTGGAGCGCATCGACGCCGTGAAGAAGGGCGGCATCGCGGCCGTGGCCGATGCGGTAATCGCCGGCTGGCTGACGGCCGATTTCCGCGAGCGCGAGCCTGACATCACCGCGAAGATGAAGTCGATGCTGCTCGCAACGCCGGTCGAAGGGTATCTGGCCTGCTGCGAGGCGCTGTCGACGCTCGACCAGCGCGAGATGTTGTCGAAGATCAAGAGCCCGACGCTTGTCATCGCCGGCCGCCACGACATGGCGACGCCGATCTCGGCGGGCGAGCTGATCCGATCCAACATTCCCGGCGCCAGCATGACCATCATCGACGCCGCCCACATTTCCAACGTCGAGCAGCCGCATGCGTTCACGGATGCGGTGATAGGATTCCTGACGCAGCGGTAG